The following is a genomic window from Bombina bombina isolate aBomBom1 chromosome 3, aBomBom1.pri, whole genome shotgun sequence.
GGAGACATAACAACCTTTTTGGAACTGAACTTGGACTGCTTTACCTAATTGGTAGACGTTGTATGTGTGACATATATGTGTAGCTGCTATCCTGCTGCCGTTGCTTGTTCTGTGTACAATGCCTGTTGTGCGAgcgaaatcatatatttttttttatttagtgagcAATGCAAATAGCACACATATTATCAGTTTTAAGCAAATGCTTTTGCTTAAGCGCAATCGAGATTtatgctcatcaggttagcgcgactTGAGAGCTCGCTTAAAGGGTTCAGGGAAGGAATTAAACAAATTAATTCACTAAAAATTataaatactatctgataaaagtagtttaaaaaataataaaaaagttataagggcgcaaagatagatggtataaggtgtcTGCAAAAAagggtctgcaaagggctttaacatatacagtatatatacatacatacatgtctaaatatatatacatatacacacacaaaatatacatatatatatatacaaaacacggaaggggactgcactctcagaatggactgggtatacatcctatgaccctgcaacacacagagaaagtgcaGCACTCACTTGCAAACACTCAGCTAttcattgagagcttgcattttaaGCTGTATtaaggacccaggttttgggagagaccttgacgcttgtcccatttggccagatgcgataactaacccttccagttttgcttttaatcttagctgagagcttgcaagtgagtggtctactttctctgtgtgttgtattaatttgttttgtaaatttccctatgggccttgcacccagacttgtctgggattaactgccttgGACTTAGGGGATGGTACagatacctgtgagtgctattgagtacccagggctgtgcatgttgcaggatcatataatgtgtactcagtccagtctgagagtgcagtccccttccatgttttgtatgtctagggtgattacataagtctgtgaacccttaatttgttcccagtgtgtttaagagaccttgacatggtgcctgggcttgtcccatttggccagatatgatatatatatatatatatatatatatatatatatatatatatatatatatatatatatatatataataaattaaaaagaaagacCTCTGCCAAATCTAGAGAGCTAAAGTGGATTGTAGGCCGCACCATATACCACCCACACTATATTAATAGAAAtgatatcctaaacaggtatgctggacatatacatatttattaaaaccaCAGCCATAAACAGATGCTGAAAAAGTAGCCAATAACAAAAAgtcaagtgtagtgcactactggatTGTGATTATTGCTAGCATATTAAAGATTTAGAGCCGGCTCATAAAAAGTTAATCTctgctaccgggcacttgagtgttaaaacaCGCTCCGGTCGTTAATACACAAATTGCCGTTCTTGATTCCCCTTAGTAATTTTGTTTCTCAGCCGGTACCGGATTCCAAATAATTATATGAGAGTCAATGTGTGGCAAATAACTATCAGTCGCTCCAATCACATATGTAGTATTACAACAATCTTactgctgcacggcttaccttcactatCTTCACACACTCAGTGGGTATTACCTGACCGGATCTCTTCCGCGGTGTGTCTCACTGTGATGTATATGgccaatgcagctcttcacttgccgaAATTTTTACACTTGAAATCGGTATCGCCAACTTCACAGCTCtttcaccatgctggcgtcctccacgctATGTCTGTTCAAGAcattacgcgtttcacccctccacCTTTTCAGGCTGAACTcagggcgatgtggggggggcctcggtttagtggttcataggtagtttatgggtgttagtgacttagtgtactaaatgggtgttagtgtactaaaacatagcGAATTTCagaaccgaatagaaccaaattcagacgaatttattcgaatccgaataaatccgaaacgaatttattcaaatccgaataaatccaaaatgaattcattcaaattttgccgaatttgattcgatccgaaccaaaatcCGAACTGAAAACGAatcgaattttttagccgtgcacatgtctattatttatcaatatgactttttgtaacgttatgttattttttttatgacatcataataaaaaaaatgtaattaagatattatttgtcctctttattcatgtccctgattaaatctatattttatgtggttaatccttaaaagaACATGAAAGCAAAAAAGGGTCTTACATGAATCAGATATATAATcaattttacaataaatatattatttacatctcttatttaatatgcttcattttcttgatatactttgcagaaaggtttatctttgcaagatcatgattatCAGAGAagtgaggttctagatgttgattgttgtttgtgtatatatatatataagtattagtGGTTCAAATGAACAGAGGCACTCTCCGTGTGGTCAAAAGTAGGTGCTTTATTCCAAACACATtagaataaacgttttcgggctgtgatgcccgtcatcagactcctgtgattaCAAACAGTGTAAAAGTGTTGTTACCTGACAGAGGCCTAAATAGCCCACGAGCTGTCCTAGACGCCACCGGCAAGTCAAAGGAATTACCAGGCGCcaacaaaaagaaatataaatgcAAGTCAAAGGAATTACCTAACTAAGTTACAACCTGTCCAACTGTTTTTTATCACTATTTTAATCTTAACTATATAAGTGTATGTTCCTTTCTGTCTATGTAagtgttatgtgattctttttgtcaggatatgatgttatcatatatatcacttttcagcaaggaaatgactgacacattacacaggttttcacaatcttataataacaatgatggtttattctgcaacataatcatggaaacaaaataccacaaaccactattcatacttataacactctatgcaattgcaatgcttatataaacaattctagatacaactatctatacagttttcagttacatttagttgcctgcgcaacgactgataacaatcttatgttgtattaccactaaaacaagtctagctagttttaaacaattctagatacaattatctatacagttttcagttacatttagttgcctgcgcaacgactgataacaatcttatgttgtattaccactaaaacaagtctagctagttttaaacaattctagatacaatTATCTATACAGTTCTCcgttacatttagttgcctgcgcaacgactgataataatcttatgttgtattaccactaaaacaaggtctagctagttttaaacaaacaaattactacatcaccgtgatctctgtttgcatcatcctatcctgccgcttctggggcgcaatgggaggggacatctgggcaatctttggaccaggagaaaaacaggcgatcagcgggaaacaacaccgaggatgcgtccatccatgggtcccaaaaatacactcaaatacacacaccacaaatatTCAGACTGGCtcagacatcagacatcagacatgacaatcaatacaCAATCAGACAACTCACTGACCAGATTGCCcagatgtacccctctttatactgttcacttgtgtaacagttttggcgcaactccacagatcctgagaccgcaccctctgagattggccctggcccaagacatctggccagtctgtctttagcctcaaccaagcttatcagggcatactcaggtactatctctgacgtattcctaaactgcaatgccgtcatctttagtttcaaacaaacatgtttttctgcctgttatgtggtcttatgcagttacttttgtcaacTCTCAATAATggttttaacaatctttctatagatataattaatagctaaacatcaataatggctttattacttagcctattgcaaacaatcttacttagcctattgcacttaataataattaacaatattaccatggcatttgcccctataccaatgtgttccttaatgtcagtaagtgacccctgccaaggttacacccttgttctgtctgggttttgacttcttatcatcagcatccatcggttgcttaccacttgtagcatgacttagcaaaattcagtgtcatctacttgaagttaattaatgtcttttactctgttaaaggcacactctcttaaaggcaaagtcacccaagttagtgcaatgctttcactctcttaaaggcaaagtcacacaagtcagtgcaagtgtcttatgctcacactctcttaaaggcaacacaagtttaagcaagtgtcatatgagcaattactgcacccactttccttacattccaccccttggtcatgtgaaaccttgcttgtttctaaacacataccttaataattaaaacactcaagtaatattgtcttttggtttaaaacacatcctacctaatgtattacagaaacatccaaacatttttactataatgaatatcccacacaagcaagccagacttattaatagccatttaactatagtttggcctaagcttccaagccatccccccagtccaaaagtccagtcaaagtctttaagccatttgctaaatgaatcatcatgtacctcacgtatgtgcttttgcacttcttctagtctgtgtaggtcatgtttgattttacctgtattgtcttctatgtacacacagcattgctggtggattctctggcaaactcctccttctgcagctaggagatagtctagagccattctattctgcaatgccaccatcctaatttgttcctgttctaaTGCTAAGAGCTCTATTGCATCTCTAGTTACATTAAAAGCTTCATCCACTAAATCAGCTAGCGTAtttaatctagtgagggctgtagcagccccataatgagggacaaatgttgcaagcaggcgcataccttcactaattttaactccattgtgtattttgtccaggtcaaggtatcttcgtgttctatgcaatataggtggtggaagcgtggtggttatgttaaaagcagggaatatatatcctaaaaagcatgggccataatgggtgcaaggtattacctttactgcccaccccccacacaaccaataatatcccactggcagtttaacaaaaggaggacatatcctattcaatcgcttcctcccatccttagtccgtgtgttacctgctagtgtttccctattaagctggtaccagtctttaataaggtctctgggctcaccaaacttagtcttccatttctcatgggcataagtcaaatatgagaagtcataaaatttcagtttaatgttgaatacccctgtcctatttttaactagccgtcctatgttatacattaacattatcatgtcaggtagctgggttaggttattagtactatatatctccccatctagattttgaaacataatagcacctgtagtcacattgttagctagatgcaacttatccagcaagtcatccctacctggtgtgttaagacctgtaaaattccacacagtcttattcccaatcatatcggcaagcatactcatggttaaagATACACCTAGATAagggtaacccctagtctgcccgtgaggcacaaacccacatacccaacatggtccctgaacatttgtcacattaaacacatctttggcagtttttacaaaggtattatcaagttcccatgaggaggcatgcagggagcctaAATGACGCCGTGCATGGTCCCTCTTTCCCTTGTGTCGGTTGTTTAATAATTTCCCATCCATTacaggtctcctgatatacattaaaagaggttcagatgactcttttcctgtatatttacacacatatgtcagaccctctggttccccatcagtgtatgatatgtttaacattacagcacgaacctgtgtatcagtggatgttttacaacctaaaatgcgttcctgaatccccacttttagttttggggaagtggaaggcatactgggattttcacaaatcaacccaaccccttcttgcagttcaaatattaagttctcatcctgtaaaacaattgtccagctctcatcctccttagactccttacagtcttccctggtcactgcagcagaacaaaaatctttagttacacaatgtacagtggaggaagggatgtcacaggtaattgtctcttcttctgatagttcaaataccaccctttcccgcttggtaaggaacatccaacttccatattcatttttggtcaaacaggttacgtcgtcatgaaaggtaaatgggatggagcaggatgcccaggttgtgcaatacggaacggtcatgcttccctcatagAAGGTGTGATAGCTGGCACCGGACACCTCACGTTTCATCCTCTGGCTCATCAGTGCTTGGCTTACGCATGCGGCCAAAAGGAGTCCCAacagagcaccggttacaataACAGCCCTGTCAAcaagaatctaggaaggaaacatacttcaaattaattccgtaaatagcacttgcccgcaggcacatgcagccaatcattgctccctatccttgactacattcactacattgtAACTCCCCTTTTAATACATCTATGCTAATTAAATACTCTGGGAtgggtacaattaaaacaaaacatcactgcttagggagacttcctacttTCAATACCACCCCTGCTTGTTTTACTTCTATAGTCTCACCCCCCCCTAATAAATCTAAGTTGCCTCCACTCCAGTATCAATCAACTGATACTGGAGCTTGGCCTGTTTCGTATGGGCCCTGGAAATATTACTCCAGGTCCTCCAACGAAAGCAAGTCCAACCCTGGCCCTGGGACTTCAGGGGCACTGGCCCTTTTTGTCCCATCCAGGTATTGGTATCCTTTTCCAGTGGACTTTGTTTGGGAATCAACTAGGGACATTTTCCCCTCAGGGCTAGTTTCCCAAAACGTTACCACAGCATgttgagcatgatgctcaatgtACTCCTGTGTGCCCATCATTCTGGACAGTGAGATTTCACTGTCAGTGATGGATCTGTCATTCAGTACATTTACTGCTTTTCCCAAATGGACCTTCCATTTCTGCAAAGTTTTATCCCACCCCCCAGGGTCCCATCTGGCCCTGCTCTGTAATACTGATTGTAACTTACTTTTGCTCAACCTACCACCCTTCCGCTTTATTTTGGCCCTGGCTACCttaaccacagcctgttgagctacatcttcataacactggctcttttttaataacaatttattctgactctgcaggcacactgtctgctctacagcttcccctaactgctcgtgtgtctttctgtatgcctgtaataacacccataatttcttatgtaacctttctgtgtctgaatctgtcttaacttttacattctgtaatttattcaacacttcacaaggttctgttttgtcaaaaaattcagcgttatctttgaggtcagtcccagacaagacttcccctgctaGTTCCTGATATGGGGTCCCATTCCAAGCCGCAATATTTTGAGGCCGTGAAGGGGGAACCGTTTGTGCTTTCTTcctaaacattttcataataccttcaattattgctgacatcaatcaataaattcacagtaacagtaacaatatacgttaatatgtatatacctgtgcaatatcaattaatttcattccaaggtgacaattgtgactatgtccatgaaatatctgtttatttacacagctttcatggctcatttgaggaattaacaattcaattctaactaatccagaaacatatatatttatactcctgaccgtgcaagatacagctatatatttttctggcttattttttttttatctacaaaaggggtttcactttcgatcggagctgcgtctatcagctctgcacattcagtaagaaaactgtcagtttatttgctcaagtgataaacaattatgtatcctgccgaccgactacgccaataatgttatgtgattctttttgtcaggatatgatgttatcatatatatcacttttcagcaaggaaatgactgacacattacacaggttttcacaatcttataataacaatgatggtttattctgcaacataatcatggaaacaaaataccacaaaccactattcatacttataacactctatgcaattgcaatgcttatataaacaattctagatacaactatctatacagttttcagttacatttagttgcctgcgcaacgactgataacaatcttatgttgtattaccactaaaacaagtctagctagttttaaacaattctagatacaattatctatacagttttcagttacatttagttgcctgcgcaacgactgataacaatcttatgttgtattaccactaaaacaagtctagctagttttaaacaattctagatacaatTATCTATACAGTTCTCcgttacatttagttgcctgcgcaacgactgataataatcttatgttgtattaccactaaaacaagtctagctagttttaaacaaacaaattactacatcaccgtgatctctgtttgcatcatcctatcctgccgcttctggggcgcaatgggaggggacatctgggcaatctttggaccaggagaaaaacaggcgatcagcgggaaacaacaccgaggatgcgtccatccatgggtcccaaaaatacactcaaatacacacaccacaaatatTCAGACTGGCtcagacatcagacatcagacatgacaatcaatacaCAATCAGACAACTCACTGACCAGATTGCCcagatgtacccctctttatactgttcacttgtgtaacagttttggcgcaactccacagatcctgagaccgcaccctctgagattggccctggcccaagacatctggccagtctgtctttagcctcaaccaagcttatcagggcatactcaggtactatctctgacgtattcctaaactgcaatgccgtcatctttagtttcaaacaaacatgtttttctgcctgttatgtggtcttatgcagttacttttgtcaacTCTCAATAATggttttaacaatctttctatagatataattaatagctaaacatcaataatggctttattacttagcctattgcaaacaatcttacttagcctattgcacttaataataattaacaatattaccatggcatttgcccctataccaatgtgttccttaatgtcagtaagtgacccctgccaaggttacacccttgttctgtctgggttttgacttcttatcatcagcatccatcggttgcttaccacttgtagcatgacttagcaaaattcagtgtcatctacttgaagttaattaatgtcttttactctgttaaaggcacactctcttaaaggcaaagtcacccaagttagtgcaatgctttcactctcttaaaggcaaagtcacacaagtcagtgcaagtgtcttatgctcacactctcttaaaggcaacacaagtttaagcaagtgtcatatgagcaattactgcacccactttccttacattaagtcaatggaaaatggatttgtatgtttttttttccaaacacccaagatctcgtaactttgatccattctattttgacctgaaaatataaaatcttaaaaataaatattgtgtagtgattTTATGGATGTTTTTGTTCGCGGTATATGGTTatggttaactactgggtctgggttgacgttaatgatttgagcagagatggatatttttgttgcattacagaaactcgtaataccagcgctagtgaaaaagcagcgttaggacctcttaatgctgctttttttaccctaacgcaaaactcgtaatctaggtgagtgcttGGGGAAAAAGAGGGAATAAAAAAAAGAGAACTCATCTTAATTTTCTCTTATGATTTCCCTTAGGAACATAACTCTATGTGTAATGAAATGTGTGCTCCTGGCTACAGAAAAGCTCCTGGGAAAGTGTATGCGACCTGCTGCTATGACTGTGTAGGATGTTCAGAGGGAGAAATCTCAAACATCCCAGGTAAAAATTGTTGACATAGGCATATGTACCGGGTGTGCCAGGTATGCCCAACGGAAGCTAATGAAcaaattggcagagaggtgcaggagataaggagcaacatgtaaggaagatcaacctggcagaggcattcattatggataataAAAGAGATAGACGGCAGCTTGGAAGACCAGTGAGGATGTTGTTACAATAGTCAAGATAGGAGATGATGAGAGAttgtattaaaatcttagttgtgtcttttgtGAGGAAGTGGTGAATTGTGGAGAGGTTTTTTAATGTGGAAACGGCAGACATTTGCCAAAAACTGGATGTAGGGAgtaaaggaaagatctgagtcatgtGTGACACCAAAACATTGGCCATGCAGTTTTTGGGTAATTATGTTATTTTCAACAGCTATAAGAAGTTGGGGGagagagattttggaagaaagagGGGGTAAGGAATTTAGTTTTAGAAGACATCTAgggtgaaatattagaaagacagataGTGACACATGTTTACAAGGAAGGGTCTGGTGCAGAAATGTAGATTTGGTTATCATCATCAAACAattgatattgaaacccatgagaCTTTATCAAGGAAACTAAGCATGACATATACATTTGAAGAGAGAAGGGGACTAAGGACAGTGCCTTATGTTACCACAACAGAAAGCGATAAAGGGTAAGAGGATGcaccagaaaaggctacactaaacatatagttagacagataggaggagaaccacaagagggctgtttcGCAGATGTTGAAATATCGGAGGGATTGGAGCAAGAGACGGTGTTCAACAATAGTGTTGATTTTAATGGATCTAGATGGGAGTTTAATGTTAGGAAATTTGATAAACGTTAATATACAaacctttccagaagttttgaagcAAGGGGGAGTAGCGAAAAATGGTGATGGTTGGATGGGGATGTTGGATCGACAGAAGGTTTTCTGAGGATGTGTGACTACTGCATGTTTAAATGCTAAGGGAGAGATTGAAAATATATGTAAGGATTGGaataagagtaggagagagggagggctgTACTTGTGAGGGATAggctcaaggggacaggtagtgatgcGAGAAGCAGAAATAAATTTCTAGATAAAAAATGTCTTCTATCTATATAGAaatttcttcctctgtaacaggagcaaactaacttacgcctagatttagagtttggcgttagccatcaaaaccagcgttagaggctcctaacgctggttttgggctaccgctggtatttagagtcagtcaggaaagggtctaacgctcactttccagccgcgacttttccataccgcagatccccctatgccatttgcgtatcctatcttttcaatgggatctttctaacgctggtatttagagtcttggctgaagtgagcgttagaaatctaacgacaaaactccagccgcagagaaaagccaggagttaagagctttctgggctaacgccggttcataaagcttttaactactgtgctctaaagtacactaacacccataaagtacctatgcacccctaaaccgaggccccccacatcgccgccactctattaatttttttaacccctaatctgccgaccgcacaccgccgccacctacgttatacttatgtacccataatctgctgcccctaacaccgccgacccctatattatatttattaacccctaatctgccccccacaatgtcgctgttaccttacctacaattattaacccctaatctgccgaccggacctcaccgctactataataaagttattaacccctaatccgcctcactaaccctataataaatagtattaaccactaatctgccctccctaacatcaccgacacctaacttcaagtattaacccctaatctgccgaccggacctcaccgctactctattaaatttattaacccctaaagctaagtctaaccctaacacttacacccccctaagttaaatataattttattctaacaaaataaattaactcgtattaaataaattaatcctatttaaagctaaatacttacctgtaaaataaaccctaatatagctacaatataaattataattatattgtaactattttagggtttatatttattttacagg
Proteins encoded in this region:
- the LOC128654724 gene encoding uncharacterized protein LOC128654724; the encoded protein is MSPPIAPQKRQDRMMQTEITILVDRAVIVTGALLGLLLAACVSQALMSQRMKREVSGASYHTFYEGSMTVPYCTTWASCSIPFTFHDDVTCLTKNEYGSWMFLTKRERVVFELSEEETITCDIPSSTVHCVTKDFCSAAVTREDCKESKEDESWTIVLQDENLIFELQEGVGLICENPSMPSTSPKLKVGIQERILGCKTSTDTQVRAVMLNISYTDGEPEGLTYVCKYTGKESSEPLLMYIRRPVMDGKLLNNRHKGKRDHARRHLGSLHASSWELDNTFVKTAKDVFNVTNVQGPCWVCGFVPHGQTRGYPYLGVSLTMSMLADMIGNKTVWNFTGLNTPGRDDLLDKLHLANNVTTGAIMFQNLDGEIYSTNNLTQLPDMIMLMYNIGRLVKNRTGVFNIKLKFYDFSYLTYAHEKWKTKFGEPRDLIKDWYQLNRETLAGNTRTKDGRKRLNRICPPFVKLPVGYYWLCGGWAVKVIPCTHYGPCFLGYIFPAFNITTTLPPPILHRTRRYLDLDKIHNGVKISEGMRLLATFVPHYGAATALTRLNTLADLVDEAFNVTRDAIELLALEQEQIRMVALQNRMALDYLLAAEGGVCQRIHQQCCVYIEDNTGKIKHDLHRLEEVQKHIREVHDDSFSKWLKDFDWTFGLGGWLGSLGQTIVKWLLISLACLCGIFIIVKMFGCFCNTLGRMCFKPKDNIT